A segment of the Flavobacteriales bacterium genome:
AAGTTTAAGAATACCTAAATGTAAATGTGGGAAAACAAATGATCAAAACGGTAATTGTGATGGTTCTCACGCTAATTTGAGAGACAAACTATCCAAAGTCGTTTTAGGATTAGTTTTATTTTTAACTGCTTTTGTCTTTCAAAGTTTCACTACTGGCGATAATGTAAAAGTTAAAAGCAGTTCGATAGAATGGAAAGGCGAAAAAGTAGTGGGCTCTCACGAGGGAACTATTGCCTTAAAGTCTGCTGAACTTATCTATAAGGGTAAAAAGTTAAAAGGTGGAAATTTTGTGATTGATATGACCAGTATTGCTTGTACGGACTTATCAGGAGAATATAAAGGAAAGTTAGAGGGACACCTTAAGTCGGATGATTTCTTTGGCGTTGCTAAACATCCTACTTCTACTTTAAATATTACAAAAGTGACCTCAAAGTCAGCTAACAATTATAGTATCGATGCCACGCTTACTATAAAAGGCATTACTAAGGCT
Coding sequences within it:
- a CDS encoding YceI family protein yields the protein MKSLRIPKCKCGKTNDQNGNCDGSHANLRDKLSKVVLGLVLFLTAFVFQSFTTGDNVKVKSSSIEWKGEKVVGSHEGTIALKSAELIYKGKKLKGGNFVIDMTSIACTDLSGEYKGKLEGHLKSDDFFGVAKHPTSTLNITKVTSKSANNYSIDATLTIKGITKAINFDATTKGKKLSATINVDRTKYDIKYGSGSFFDSLGDNMIYDDFEIQVNLEI